The following proteins are co-located in the Equus caballus isolate H_3958 breed thoroughbred chromosome 15, TB-T2T, whole genome shotgun sequence genome:
- the OR7A193 gene encoding olfactory receptor family 7 subfamily A member 193, translated as MESRNDAPISEFLLLGLSKEPELQPLIFGFFLSMYLITVFGNLLIILAVSLDSHLHTPMYFFLSNLSFVDICFTSTTIPKMLHNIHIQSKVITYEGCITQINFFLLFAGLHNFLLAVMAYDCFVAICHPLHYTVVMKPWYSGMLVLVSWMMSALNSLLQSFMVLWLSFCTDLEVTHFFCEINQVVQLACSDTFLNDMVMHFASGLLGGVSLTGILYSYSKIVSSIQGISSAQGKHKAFSTCAPHISVVSLFYCMILGVYLSSAATHSSYSSTVASVMYTVVTPMLNPFIYSLRNKDIKRALKRIIGLSFI; from the coding sequence ATGGAATCAAGGAATGATGCAccaatttcagaatttcttcttctgggattgtCAAAGGAACCAGAACTGCAGCCCCTCATATTTGGGTTTTTCCTTTCCATGTACCTGATCACTGTGTTTGGCaacctgctcatcatcctggCTGTCAGCCtagactcccacctccacacacccatgtacttcttcctctccaacctgtcATTTGTAGACATCTGTTTTACCTCTACAACCATCCCAAAGATGCTGCATAATATCCACATACAGAGCAAAGTCATAACCTATGAGGGCTGCATCACCCAGATAAACTTTTTCCTACTCTTTGCTGGATTGCACAACTTTCTCCTTGCTGTGATGGCTTATGACTGCtttgtggccatctgccaccctCTGCACTACACAGTTGTCATGAAACCCTGGTACTCTGGAATGCTGGTTCTGGTATCTTGGATGATGAGTGCCTTGAATTCCTTGTTACAAAGCTTCATGGTGTTGTGGTTGTCCTTCTGTACAGACTTGGAAGTcacccactttttctgtgaaatcaATCAGGTGGTCcaacttgcctgttctgacacCTTTCTTAATGACATGGTGATGCATTTTGCATCTGGGCTGTTGGGTGGTGTTTCCCTTACTGGGATTCTTTACTCATACTCTAAGATAGTTTCCTCCATACAAGGAATCTCATCAGCTCAGGGAAAgcataaagcattttccacctgtgcaCCTCATATCTcagttgtttctttattttattgtatgatCCTAGGAGTGTACCTTAGCTCTGCTGCTACCCACAGCTCATATTCAAGCACAGtagcctcagtgatgtacactgttgtcacacccatgctgaacccctttATCTATAGCCTGAGAAACAAAGACATCAAGAGGGCTCTGAAAAGAATCATTGGCTTGTCATTTATATAA